One window of the Oncorhynchus kisutch isolate 150728-3 unplaced genomic scaffold, Okis_V2 scaffold2606, whole genome shotgun sequence genome contains the following:
- the LOC116370534 gene encoding SH3 and multiple ankyrin repeat domains protein 1-like — protein sequence MIDYIIKEKTVLLQKKDSEGFGFVLRGAKAQTPIEEFTPTPAFPALQYLESVDEGGVAWRAGLRMGDFLIEVNGQNVVKVGHRQVVNMIRQGGNALMVKVVMVTRNPDMEDGQRKKIPQQSKRLSTPAIALRSKSMTSELEEMGKTWGIWVGFWVETGKTRTEEEGDQEHTERERRRKKKEYKGM from the exons TGACTATATCATCAAGGAGAAGACAGTGCTTCTGCAGAAAAAAGACAGTGAGGGTTTTGGCTTTGTGCTGAGAGGAGCCAAGG CTCAGACCCCCATCGAGGAGTTCACTCCCACCCCAGCCTTCCCAGCACTGCAGTACCTGGAGTCTGTCGACGAAGGAGGCGTGGCCTGGAGAGCCGGTCTGAGAATGGGAGACTTCCTCATTGAG gtgAATGGTCAGAATGTGGTGAAGGTGGGACACAGGCAGGTGGTCAACATGATCAGGCAAGGTGGAAACGCCCTCATGGTCAAGGTTGTCATGGTGACACGCAACCCTGACATGGAGGATGGCCAGAGAAAGAAAA TCCCCCAGCAGAGTAAAAGACTAAGCACTCCGGCCATCGCTCTCCGCTCCAAATCCATGACCTCAGAACTGGAGGAGATGGGTAAGACATGGGGGATATGGGTTGGGTTCTGGGTAGAgacaggaaagacaaggacagaggaggaaggagaccaGGAACATacggagagggaaagaagaagaaagaagaaggaATACAAAGGAATGTAG